One Melitaea cinxia chromosome 20, ilMelCinx1.1, whole genome shotgun sequence DNA segment encodes these proteins:
- the LOC123663458 gene encoding fatty acid-binding protein, heart-like, whose amino-acid sequence MEDFLGKEYILLSNENFDDYLAFIGISYFSRKVAISLKPVQCLVRNGDGTYTFSFKSKFANSEATFIPGEDFVETKADGVKVKALITLEGNKMTHIQIERNGRTSKHVREFFNDKLIVTTTADGFDKISTRVYELKR is encoded by the exons ATGGAAGATTTTCTCGGCAAAGAGTACATATTACTTTCAAACGAAAATTTCGATGATTATTTAGCATTTATCG GTATAAGTTATTTTTCACGTAAGGTGGCAATTAGTTTGAAACCGGTTCAATGTTTGGTACGCAACGGAGACGGAACATACACGTTTAGCTTCAAATCGAAATTCGCAAACTCTGAAGCTACGTTCATACCAGGCGAGGATTTTGTTGAAACTAAAGCGGATGGTGTTAAG GTGAAGGCGTTAATTACTTTAGAAGGAAACAAGATGACACACATACAGATTGAAAGAAACGGTCGGACTTCGAAACACGTTCGTGAATTCTTTAACGACAAACTTATTGTA ACGACCACGGCTGACGGATTTGATAAAATTTCGACTAGGGTTTATGAATTGAAGCGATGA